The Candidatus Flexicrinis affinis genome has a segment encoding these proteins:
- a CDS encoding EamA family transporter: MESVIFGGASAIGWGLSYVTARTSVRQMGAIRSLLYTEFVSVIMLTLYLILVPSLPTTPVSGDLALAVAMAVAAALLSALAEVLYAKSTEYGKLSIVAPLSSTYAVVVVVLSVLNGTVLTLLQWVAVAITLFGVALTAVKRGSVDTTPASKATLIGTALACGSALLWGASFWLTGVAVVTVLGSALPAWIGSFVMFGVLGLWIGLAMKRQGRISLQLPARGEWGAVLATTVTANVAQIANNVGLMTANIALVSVIGSLASAVTVVIARLMLREHLTRIQWAGIFLILFGVAVLSAAPG, from the coding sequence CGCGCGTACGTCGGTCCGACAAATGGGGGCGATCCGCAGCCTCCTGTACACAGAGTTCGTCAGTGTAATTATGCTGACGCTCTACTTGATCCTCGTTCCATCGTTACCGACCACCCCTGTATCCGGCGATCTCGCGCTTGCTGTCGCAATGGCCGTCGCCGCTGCGCTCCTCAGCGCGCTGGCGGAAGTGCTGTACGCCAAGTCGACTGAGTACGGCAAGCTGTCGATCGTCGCGCCGCTATCCTCGACCTACGCGGTCGTGGTGGTGGTGCTGTCCGTGCTCAACGGTACGGTGCTTACGCTGCTGCAATGGGTCGCCGTTGCAATCACGCTATTCGGCGTGGCGCTGACGGCGGTGAAACGCGGTAGCGTCGACACGACCCCGGCCAGCAAGGCTACCCTGATCGGCACGGCGCTGGCCTGCGGATCGGCGCTGCTGTGGGGGGCAAGCTTCTGGCTTACCGGTGTTGCCGTCGTGACAGTGCTGGGCAGCGCGCTGCCGGCATGGATCGGCAGCTTCGTTATGTTCGGCGTGCTCGGGCTGTGGATCGGCTTGGCGATGAAGCGGCAAGGGCGCATTTCGCTTCAACTGCCAGCACGCGGAGAGTGGGGCGCCGTGCTCGCCACGACCGTTACGGCCAACGTCGCGCAGATCGCCAACAACGTCGGCTTGATGACCGCCAATATCGCGCTGGTGAGCGTGATTGGCTCGCTGGCGAGCGCCGTGACCGTCGTAATCGCGCGCCTGATGCTGCGCGAACACCTGACCCGCATTCAGTGGGCAGGGATCTTCCTGATTCTGTTCGGGGTGGCCGTCCTGAGCGCCGCACCCGGGTGA